A DNA window from Bacteroides cellulosilyticus contains the following coding sequences:
- a CDS encoding nucleoside kinase encodes MKHMLQICCKNNNISKEFPIGSSLLDIYYGFNLNFPYQVVSAKVNNRSEGLNFRVYNNKDVEFLDIRDSSGLRTYVRSLCFVLYKAVNELFPDGKLFVEHPVSKGYFCNLRIGRTITLEDVSAIKKRMQEIIDKNITYRRTECHTTEAVRIFNERGMTDKVKLLETSGSIYTYYYSLEDTIDYYYGNLLPSTGFIWLFDIVKYYDGLLLRIPNRQNPNVLEEVVKQEKMLDVFKEHLRWNYIMGLSNVGDFNLACEEGHATDLINVAEALQEKKIAQIADDIYNRGENGNRVKLVLISGPSSSGKTTFSKRLSVQLMTNGLRPYPIALDNYFVNREDTPKDANGDYDYESLYALDLKKFEEDLKALLRGEEIDLPSFNFSTGQREYKGDKLRIDEHTILILEGIHALNPELTPQIPAENKYKIYVSALTTISLDDHNWIPTTDNRLLRRIIRDFNYRGYSARETISRWPSVRAGEDKWIFPYQENADVMFNSALLFEFAVLRCHAEPILTSVPRNCPEYAEAYRLLKFIKYFTPIQDKEIPPTSLLREFLGGSSFKY; translated from the coding sequence ATGAAACACATGTTACAAATTTGTTGCAAAAATAATAATATTTCTAAAGAATTCCCCATCGGGAGTTCACTTTTGGATATTTATTACGGTTTTAATCTTAATTTCCCCTATCAGGTTGTCAGTGCAAAAGTTAATAACCGATCCGAAGGGCTGAACTTCCGGGTATACAATAATAAAGATGTAGAATTCCTCGATATACGCGACTCTTCCGGTTTGCGGACGTATGTGCGCAGTCTTTGCTTTGTACTGTACAAAGCTGTCAACGAATTGTTTCCGGACGGCAAACTATTTGTAGAACACCCTGTATCCAAAGGCTACTTCTGCAACTTGCGCATTGGGCGCACAATCACGCTGGAAGATGTATCCGCCATTAAAAAGCGCATGCAGGAAATCATAGACAAAAACATCACATACCGACGCACGGAATGCCACACAACCGAAGCTGTGCGCATCTTTAATGAACGGGGAATGACAGACAAAGTAAAGTTGCTGGAAACTTCCGGCTCTATCTATACCTATTATTATTCATTAGAAGATACGATTGATTATTATTATGGTAATCTACTGCCCAGCACCGGCTTTATCTGGCTGTTCGACATTGTGAAATATTACGATGGGCTGTTGCTTCGCATTCCCAACAGGCAAAATCCTAATGTATTGGAAGAAGTCGTCAAGCAGGAAAAAATGCTGGATGTATTTAAGGAACATCTGCGTTGGAATTATATCATGGGATTAAGCAATGTCGGTGACTTTAATCTCGCCTGTGAAGAAGGACATGCCACCGATTTAATCAACGTAGCAGAAGCACTGCAAGAGAAAAAGATAGCCCAGATTGCCGATGATATCTATAATCGGGGCGAAAATGGCAACCGCGTAAAACTGGTACTTATCTCCGGCCCGTCCTCTTCGGGTAAGACCACTTTCAGCAAGCGCCTTTCCGTACAGCTTATGACGAACGGGCTTCGTCCATACCCCATAGCCCTGGATAACTACTTCGTAAACCGCGAAGATACTCCGAAAGACGCTAACGGAGATTATGACTACGAATCGTTGTATGCACTCGATCTCAAAAAGTTCGAGGAAGACCTGAAAGCTTTGTTGAGAGGCGAAGAAATTGATCTGCCAAGCTTCAACTTCTCTACCGGACAACGGGAATACAAAGGGGACAAGTTACGCATAGACGAGCACACGATCCTCATTCTGGAAGGCATTCATGCACTGAATCCTGAACTCACCCCGCAGATACCGGCAGAGAATAAATACAAAATCTATGTGTCCGCCCTGACTACCATTTCTTTGGACGATCACAACTGGATTCCCACAACAGACAACCGCTTGTTGCGCCGTATCATCCGTGACTTCAATTACCGTGGTTACTCGGCTCGGGAAACTATTTCCCGCTGGCCCAGTGTGCGGGCCGGAGAAGACAAGTGGATCTTCCCTTATCAGGAAAATGCCGATGTGATGTTCAACTCAGCACTGTTGTTTGAGTTTGCCGTACTGCGTTGCCATGCCGAACCCATACTGACCAGTGTGCCACGCAACTGTCCGGAGTATGCCGAAGCATACCGATTGCTGAAATTCATCAAATACTTTACTCCGATACAAGATAAGGAAATCCCGCCGACATCACTTCTGCGCGAATTCCTGGGAGGAAGCAGTTTC
- a CDS encoding Na/Pi cotransporter family protein, whose protein sequence is MEYSFYDFLKLLGSLALFLYGMKIMSEGLQKFAGDRLRKILTAMTTNRVTGVLTGVLITALIQSSSATTVMVVSFVNAGLLTLSQSIGVIMGANIGTTVTAWIISALGFKVDIAAFALPLLAFGIPLLFSQKSHRKSIGEFIFGFSFLFMGLSMLQSNAPDLKANPEMLAFVQSYTDMGYISILLFVFIGTILTMIVQASAATMAITLIMCANGWISFELGAALVLGENIGTTITANLAALTGNTQARRAALAHLVFNVFGVIWVLCLFTPFTSAVSWFVENVMGTKDPAVAVSFKLSAFHTCFNICNVLLLIWFVKLIERTVCAIIPQKEADEEYRLRFISGGMLSTAELSILQARKEIHLFAERTHRMFNMVQDLLHTDKDDDYNKLFSRIEKYENISDNMELEIANYLNQVSDGRLSSESKLQIRAMLREVTEIESIGDSCYNLARTINRKRQTNQDFTEKQYDHIHFMMKLTDDALAQMIVVVERSEHQSIDVNKSFNIENEINNYRNQLKNQNILDVNNKEYDYQMGVYYMDIIAECEKLGDYVVNVVEASSDVKEKKAS, encoded by the coding sequence ATGGAATATTCTTTTTATGATTTTTTAAAGCTGCTTGGCTCGCTGGCATTATTCCTGTACGGAATGAAGATAATGAGTGAAGGACTTCAAAAGTTTGCCGGTGACAGGCTCCGGAAAATTCTAACGGCAATGACTACCAACCGGGTAACCGGTGTACTGACGGGTGTGCTGATCACGGCACTGATTCAATCCTCCTCCGCAACTACCGTTATGGTAGTGAGTTTTGTAAACGCCGGACTGTTAACTTTATCCCAATCCATCGGCGTAATAATGGGAGCCAATATCGGTACTACCGTTACAGCATGGATTATTTCGGCGTTAGGCTTCAAAGTTGATATAGCTGCTTTCGCACTTCCTCTACTGGCCTTCGGTATTCCTCTTCTCTTCTCTCAAAAAAGTCATCGTAAGTCTATCGGTGAATTTATTTTCGGTTTCTCTTTCCTCTTTATGGGACTTTCCATGCTGCAATCCAATGCGCCGGATTTGAAAGCAAATCCGGAAATGTTGGCCTTTGTGCAAAGCTATACCGATATGGGATATATTTCTATTCTGTTGTTTGTGTTTATCGGTACTATTCTGACTATGATTGTGCAGGCATCGGCTGCAACGATGGCAATTACGCTTATCATGTGTGCTAATGGCTGGATTAGCTTTGAATTGGGGGCTGCATTGGTATTGGGAGAGAATATCGGTACCACTATTACTGCCAATCTTGCCGCATTGACCGGTAATACGCAGGCGAGGAGGGCTGCATTGGCTCACTTGGTGTTCAATGTCTTCGGCGTTATCTGGGTACTCTGTCTTTTCACTCCGTTTACGAGTGCCGTATCCTGGTTTGTGGAAAACGTGATGGGAACGAAAGATCCTGCCGTAGCTGTTTCATTTAAGTTATCGGCTTTCCATACTTGCTTTAATATCTGCAATGTATTGCTGCTGATCTGGTTTGTAAAACTGATAGAGCGTACGGTTTGTGCCATCATTCCGCAGAAAGAAGCAGACGAGGAATATCGTCTCCGCTTCATCTCCGGTGGTATGCTTTCTACAGCAGAGCTTTCCATTTTGCAGGCACGCAAGGAAATTCATCTGTTTGCGGAACGTACTCATCGTATGTTCAATATGGTACAGGACTTGTTGCATACGGATAAGGACGATGATTATAATAAGCTGTTCAGCCGTATCGAGAAGTATGAGAATATCAGTGATAATATGGAGCTGGAGATAGCCAATTATCTGAACCAGGTGTCTGACGGGCGTTTGAGTTCGGAGAGTAAGCTCCAGATTCGTGCCATGCTTCGTGAGGTTACGGAAATTGAAAGTATCGGTGATAGTTGTTATAATCTTGCGCGTACTATAAACCGTAAGCGTCAGACCAACCAGGACTTCACGGAAAAACAATATGACCATATTCACTTTATGATGAAACTGACGGATGATGCGTTGGCACAGATGATTGTCGTTGTAGAGCGTTCCGAACACCAAAGCATCGACGTGAATAAGTCATTCAATATTGAGAATGAAATTAATAACTACCGCAATCAGCTGAAGAATCAGAATATTCTGGATGTGAATAACAAGGAATATGATTATCAGATGGGTGTTTACTATATGGACATTATTGCCGAGTGTGAGAAATTGGGTGATTATGTGGTGAATGTAGTAGAGGCAAGTAGTGATGTAAAAGAAAAGAAAGCGTCTTAG
- the rd gene encoding rubredoxin translates to MDKYICTVCDYVYDPELGDPENGIEPGTSFEDLPEDWVCPLCGVGKEEFEKAS, encoded by the coding sequence ATGGACAAGTACATTTGCACCGTTTGTGACTACGTTTACGACCCCGAATTGGGCGATCCGGAAAATGGCATTGAGCCGGGAACATCGTTTGAAGACCTTCCTGAAGATTGGGTTTGCCCACTATGCGGAGTTGGAAAAGAAGAATTTGAGAAAGCGTCCTAA
- a CDS encoding ATP-binding protein has protein sequence MTILILVGMAVLVGVLLLYVFELGRSRRLLLKAGNARKALRGSEELFRSIMQNVHAFILLIDRDFIVTRTNYYDITKARKPEGRLTRVGDLLRCNNALSAEGGCGTHELCGSCPIRRKIEETFRSKSNFTDLEAVLDIRDRRGEVSECDAYVSGEYMEIDDKEGMVITVHDITRLKKAEAELNRAREKAESADRSKSAFLANMSHEIRTPLNAIVGFSELLASAGTEEEKTQFLEIVHSNNELLQQLIADILDLSKIEAGTLEFTFSEVDIKQLMFDIEQLFRMRLEDKSAVIQIIRETPSDECIMYTDRNRLQQVVSNFMTNAVKFTDEGSITFGYNRCAEGLYFYVKDTGSGIPEDKVNHIFERFVRVEQNKKGTGLGLAICEMIIRKLGGKIGVESEYGKGSTFWFTLPVNGRQIKEQGTEIDGKTNL, from the coding sequence ATGACGATACTAATTCTGGTCGGTATGGCGGTACTTGTAGGAGTACTGTTGTTATATGTATTTGAACTTGGTAGAAGTAGACGCCTGCTGCTTAAAGCAGGAAATGCCAGGAAAGCATTACGCGGTTCCGAAGAACTGTTTCGTTCTATTATGCAAAATGTCCATGCTTTCATTCTTTTGATAGACAGGGATTTTATTGTTACCCGGACGAATTACTATGATATCACCAAAGCTCGTAAGCCGGAAGGCAGACTGACTCGTGTGGGCGATTTATTGCGTTGTAACAATGCATTGTCTGCCGAAGGCGGTTGCGGAACACATGAACTTTGCGGCAGTTGCCCCATCCGAAGGAAGATAGAGGAGACATTTCGTAGTAAAAGCAATTTCACCGATTTAGAAGCTGTACTCGATATAAGGGATAGAAGAGGCGAAGTATCCGAATGTGATGCGTATGTTTCCGGCGAGTACATGGAAATAGACGATAAGGAGGGGATGGTAATTACTGTGCATGATATAACCCGGCTGAAGAAAGCAGAAGCGGAATTGAACAGAGCCCGTGAAAAAGCGGAGAGTGCGGATCGCTCTAAATCAGCCTTTCTTGCCAATATGAGTCATGAGATACGTACACCGTTGAATGCCATTGTCGGTTTCTCCGAATTGCTGGCTTCTGCCGGTACGGAAGAGGAGAAGACACAGTTTTTGGAAATAGTACATTCTAATAATGAGTTGTTGCAGCAGTTGATTGCTGATATTCTTGACCTTTCAAAAATAGAAGCAGGTACATTGGAGTTTACATTCTCGGAGGTGGATATCAAGCAACTGATGTTTGATATAGAACAATTGTTCCGTATGAGACTGGAAGATAAATCTGCCGTTATTCAGATAATCAGGGAAACGCCTTCTGATGAATGTATTATGTATACAGACAGAAACCGTTTGCAACAGGTAGTTTCCAACTTTATGACCAATGCTGTGAAGTTTACAGATGAGGGTAGCATTACTTTTGGCTATAACCGTTGTGCTGAAGGTCTTTATTTTTATGTGAAAGATACCGGAAGCGGTATTCCGGAAGATAAGGTCAATCATATTTTTGAACGCTTTGTCCGGGTAGAACAGAATAAAAAAGGTACTGGTCTGGGGCTGGCTATCTGCGAAATGATTATCCGTAAATTGGGTGGAAAAATTGGTGTGGAATCTGAATATGGAAAGGGATCTACGTTCTGGTTTACACTTCCGGTCAATGGACGCCAGATAAAGGAACAAGGTACGGAGATTGATGGCAAGACTAACTTATAA
- a CDS encoding calcium-translocating P-type ATPase, PMCA-type produces MTAMKDDFYHGGLTDDEVRKNREKYGVNLLTPPKRPSLWKLYLEKFEDPVVRVLLVAALFSLIISIVENEYAETIGIIAAILLATGIGFFFEYDANKKFDLLNAVNEETLVKVIRNGRVQEIPRKDVVVGDIIVLETGEEIPADGELLEAISLQVNESNLTGEPVINKTTVEADFDEEATYASNRVLRGTTVVDGHGTMRVLSVGDDTEIGKVARQSTEQSTEPTPLNIQLTKLANLIGKIGFSVAGLAFAIFFIKDVILVYPFSTFHTFADWLPALKATLQYFMMAVTLIVVAVPEGLPMSVTLSLALNMRRMLSTNNLVRKMHACETMGAITVICTDKTGTLTQNLMQVYEPSFYGLKNGGEVGEDDISKLVVEGISTNSTAFLEEIAEGEKPKGVGNPTEVALLLWLNSRNRDYLELRENAPVVDQLTFSTERKFMATLVKSPLMGKKVLYVKGAPEIVLGKCKDVILDSKRVDAAEYRSTVEKQLLGYQNMAMRTLGFAFKIVEDTDTRDCVELVADHDLSFLGVVAISDPIRQDVPAAVAKCQSAGIDIKIVTGDTPGTATEIARQIGLWKPEDTERNRITGAAFAELTDEEALDRVMDLKIMSRARPTDKQRLVQLLQQKGAVVAVTGDGTNDAPALNHAQVGLSMGTGTSVAKEASDITLLDDSFNSIGTAVMWGRSLYKNIQRFIVFQLTINFVALLIVLLGSLIGTELPLTVTQMLWVNLIMDTFAALALASIPPSESVMQEKPRSGSDFIISKAMRSYILGVGGAFLIILMGMLYWFNHAEGGMTPERLTIFFTFFVMLQFWNLFNARVFGTTDSAFKGISKSYGMELIVLAILVGQFLIVQFGGAVFRTVPLDLVTWVIIIASTSLVLWVGEAIRFIRRLTQK; encoded by the coding sequence ATGACTGCAATGAAGGATGATTTTTATCATGGCGGACTTACTGACGACGAAGTAAGAAAAAACCGCGAAAAGTACGGAGTCAATCTGTTAACGCCTCCCAAGCGTCCCTCCCTATGGAAGTTATATCTTGAAAAGTTTGAAGATCCTGTTGTCAGGGTGCTTCTGGTTGCTGCACTATTTTCTCTGATCATCTCGATCGTAGAGAATGAATATGCGGAGACAATCGGTATTATTGCCGCTATATTGCTGGCTACGGGAATCGGTTTCTTTTTTGAATATGACGCCAATAAGAAATTCGATCTGCTGAATGCGGTAAATGAGGAAACTTTGGTGAAAGTGATCCGTAATGGTCGTGTGCAGGAGATTCCTCGGAAAGATGTGGTGGTAGGAGATATTATTGTCCTGGAAACAGGAGAAGAAATACCTGCTGACGGTGAACTGCTGGAAGCCATATCTTTGCAGGTTAATGAATCAAATCTGACCGGTGAACCCGTTATAAATAAAACGACTGTAGAAGCGGATTTTGATGAAGAAGCTACGTATGCTTCCAATCGTGTGCTGCGTGGTACTACCGTTGTGGACGGTCATGGGACAATGCGAGTGCTCAGTGTGGGCGATGATACGGAAATCGGAAAAGTGGCCCGACAAAGTACGGAACAGAGTACGGAACCTACTCCCCTGAACATACAGCTTACCAAACTTGCCAATCTGATTGGTAAGATCGGCTTCTCGGTGGCCGGACTGGCATTTGCCATTTTCTTTATTAAAGATGTAATACTGGTATATCCTTTTTCAACCTTCCACACTTTTGCAGACTGGCTTCCGGCATTGAAAGCTACCCTGCAATATTTTATGATGGCAGTGACCCTGATTGTGGTTGCAGTGCCCGAAGGGTTGCCGATGAGTGTGACGCTCAGTCTGGCATTGAATATGCGCCGTATGCTTTCTACCAATAATCTGGTTCGCAAAATGCATGCTTGCGAGACGATGGGGGCAATTACAGTGATTTGTACGGATAAGACGGGTACATTGACTCAGAATCTGATGCAAGTTTATGAGCCGAGCTTCTATGGTTTGAAAAATGGTGGGGAAGTCGGTGAAGATGATATCAGCAAACTGGTGGTAGAAGGTATCAGTACCAATTCTACAGCTTTTCTGGAAGAGATAGCCGAAGGTGAAAAACCGAAAGGAGTCGGAAACCCGACAGAGGTAGCCTTGCTTTTATGGTTGAACAGCAGGAATCGGGATTATCTGGAATTACGTGAGAATGCTCCGGTTGTGGATCAGTTGACTTTCTCTACCGAGCGTAAATTCATGGCGACTTTGGTGAAGTCTCCTTTGATGGGTAAGAAGGTATTGTACGTGAAGGGTGCTCCTGAAATCGTTTTAGGCAAATGTAAGGATGTTATTCTGGACAGCAAACGGGTAGATGCGGCAGAGTATCGCTCTACGGTAGAAAAACAGTTGCTGGGTTATCAGAATATGGCGATGCGTACTCTTGGTTTTGCTTTCAAGATTGTGGAAGATACGGATACAAGGGATTGTGTGGAATTGGTTGCCGATCATGATTTGTCATTCCTGGGTGTGGTCGCTATCAGTGACCCTATCCGTCAGGATGTGCCTGCGGCAGTTGCGAAATGCCAGTCGGCCGGTATCGATATCAAGATTGTTACGGGAGATACACCGGGTACGGCTACGGAAATAGCACGCCAGATTGGTTTGTGGAAACCGGAAGATACGGAACGTAACCGGATAACAGGGGCTGCTTTTGCGGAACTGACAGATGAAGAAGCACTGGACCGTGTGATGGATCTGAAAATTATGTCGCGTGCGCGTCCTACAGACAAGCAACGCCTGGTGCAACTGTTGCAACAAAAAGGTGCAGTGGTAGCCGTAACGGGAGACGGTACGAATGATGCCCCTGCACTGAATCATGCACAGGTAGGTCTTTCTATGGGTACGGGAACGTCTGTGGCCAAGGAAGCCAGTGACATAACCCTGCTTGACGATTCCTTCAATAGTATCGGTACTGCCGTGATGTGGGGACGCTCGCTATACAAGAATATCCAGCGCTTCATTGTTTTCCAGTTGACTATCAATTTTGTGGCTTTGCTTATCGTTTTGCTTGGTTCGTTGATAGGTACGGAATTACCGCTTACTGTAACTCAAATGTTGTGGGTAAATCTTATTATGGATACTTTTGCTGCTTTGGCTCTGGCTTCTATTCCGCCCAGCGAGAGTGTTATGCAAGAGAAACCGCGCAGTGGCAGTGACTTTATTATTTCGAAAGCCATGCGTTCCTATATTTTAGGTGTAGGTGGGGCCTTCCTGATTATACTGATGGGAATGTTGTACTGGTTTAATCATGCCGAGGGCGGTATGACACCGGAACGTCTGACCATATTCTTCACATTCTTCGTGATGCTGCAATTCTGGAACCTTTTCAATGCGCGTGTGTTTGGTACTACAGACTCCGCTTTCAAAGGGATTTCCAAATCGTATGGTATGGAACTGATAGTACTTGCTATCTTGGTAGGACAGTTTCTTATAGTACAGTTCGGGGGTGCCGTATTCCGTACTGTGCCGCTTGATTTAGTCACTTGGGTGATCATTATTGCTTCCACTTCACTGGTATTATGGGTAGGTGAGGCGATACGTTTCATTCGACGTTTAACTCAGAAATAA
- a CDS encoding HAD family hydrolase, with the protein MKEKGIKNLIIDFGGVLIDLDRQHCIENFAKLGMPNVEAMLDVCHQQGFFLQHEKGLITSAEFRNAIREQIGKVVTDARIDAAWNSFLGSIPTYKLDLLLKLREKYVVYLLSNTNEIHWKWSCKHAFHYKAFRVEDYFERIFLSYEMKMVKPDVAIFERLLEETGIDPKETFFIDDSTENCRVAETLGISTYTPKACEDWSHLFK; encoded by the coding sequence ATGAAAGAAAAAGGAATTAAAAACCTTATTATCGATTTTGGTGGCGTATTGATTGACTTGGATCGCCAGCATTGTATTGAGAATTTTGCAAAGTTAGGCATGCCCAATGTAGAGGCTATGCTTGATGTCTGTCATCAGCAAGGTTTCTTCTTGCAGCATGAAAAAGGACTGATTACCAGTGCGGAGTTTCGGAATGCGATCCGTGAGCAAATAGGGAAGGTAGTGACCGATGCCCGTATAGATGCTGCCTGGAATAGTTTTCTGGGAAGTATTCCTACCTATAAGTTGGATTTGTTGTTGAAACTGCGTGAGAAATATGTGGTCTATCTATTGAGCAACACCAATGAAATTCACTGGAAATGGTCCTGCAAGCATGCTTTTCATTACAAGGCTTTCCGGGTAGAAGATTATTTTGAGAGAATTTTCCTCTCTTATGAAATGAAGATGGTGAAACCGGACGTTGCCATTTTTGAGAGGCTGTTGGAGGAAACAGGTATAGATCCGAAAGAAACTTTCTTTATAGATGATTCTACTGAGAATTGTCGTGTGGCGGAAACATTGGGTATTTCTACCTACACGCCGAAAGCATGCGAAGACTGGAGTCATCTGTTTAAGTAA
- a CDS encoding bifunctional riboflavin kinase/FAD synthetase, which yields MQLLRNIPEVLPQPCVATIGFFDGVHRGHRYLIEQVREVAAAHGFASGVVTFPVHPRKVVQPEYHPELLTTYEEKVSLLAETGLDYCMMLDFTPEVAILSAKEFMLFLYNHYNIRALVIGYDHRFGHNRSEGFDDYVRYGQELGIEVILAHAYIDKDVAVSSSVIRQLLSEGNVSEAAACLGYDYFLNGMVVSGYRVGRKIGFPTANLRVDDLDKLVPSDGVYAVRVTVAGQSYGGMLSIGYRPTMANGTDRSIEVNIFNFHSDIYEQYICLSFVRYLRPELKFDSIDELIAQLHKDKEIASRYL from the coding sequence GTGCAGTTGCTTCGTAACATACCGGAAGTGCTTCCTCAGCCTTGTGTTGCTACCATAGGCTTTTTCGACGGAGTACATCGAGGACATCGGTACCTTATTGAACAGGTGCGCGAAGTAGCTGCTGCACATGGATTCGCTTCGGGGGTGGTGACTTTTCCTGTGCATCCGCGTAAGGTTGTACAGCCGGAGTATCACCCTGAATTACTGACCACTTATGAAGAAAAGGTTTCCTTGCTCGCCGAAACAGGTTTGGACTATTGCATGATGCTTGACTTTACTCCTGAAGTTGCCATTCTTTCAGCAAAGGAGTTTATGCTGTTTCTTTACAATCATTATAATATACGTGCCCTTGTTATAGGATACGATCATCGTTTTGGTCATAACCGTAGTGAAGGTTTTGATGACTATGTACGCTATGGGCAGGAGTTGGGGATAGAAGTTATTCTTGCACATGCATATATAGATAAGGATGTTGCAGTAAGCTCTTCCGTTATCCGGCAATTGCTGTCGGAAGGTAACGTCTCGGAAGCTGCTGCTTGCCTGGGATATGATTATTTCTTGAATGGCATGGTAGTAAGTGGTTATCGTGTCGGTCGTAAAATAGGTTTTCCTACTGCAAATCTTCGGGTGGATGATCTGGATAAGTTGGTTCCTTCTGATGGGGTATATGCAGTGCGCGTTACCGTAGCAGGTCAGAGTTATGGCGGTATGCTTAGTATTGGCTATCGTCCTACAATGGCTAACGGTACTGATCGTAGTATTGAAGTGAATATATTTAATTTCCATTCAGATATTTACGAGCAATATATCTGCCTTTCTTTTGTCCGCTATCTCCGTCCTGAGTTGAAGTTTGACTCCATAGATGAACTGATTGCCCAGCTTCATAAAGATAAAGAAATAGCTTCCCGTTATCTTTAA
- a CDS encoding type II CAAX prenyl endopeptidase Rce1 family protein, with protein sequence MKTAIKLALIYLAMQILGALAVGPFTMIYAYVKYGTVDRASEFALAPTLLAGFVFMLIYLWQKGYLTGDKRLYSPVSVSYLSWSAMMGISMIYLIDFLMSHLTFLPDWLSDTFNLLQSGWLGIICVAILGPILEELLFRGAITKVLLKKYNPVVAILISGLIFGIFHMNPAQVVGATLIGFILAWIYYKTYSLIPCILIHIMNNSLSVYLALKFPDVEYSSELIGEKAYLTGLVIAFLLFILSWRMMNTYKLSNTTTEI encoded by the coding sequence ATGAAAACTGCAATAAAACTGGCTCTTATTTACTTGGCGATGCAAATTCTCGGGGCATTGGCAGTGGGGCCATTCACTATGATCTATGCGTATGTAAAATACGGTACTGTAGACAGAGCAAGCGAATTTGCCTTGGCTCCCACTCTGCTGGCAGGATTTGTTTTTATGCTGATTTATTTGTGGCAAAAAGGCTACTTGACAGGAGATAAGAGGTTATACTCTCCAGTGTCTGTATCTTATTTATCCTGGAGTGCTATGATGGGAATTTCCATGATTTATCTGATTGACTTTCTAATGTCCCATCTCACATTTTTGCCTGACTGGCTGAGCGATACTTTTAATTTATTGCAATCCGGTTGGTTAGGAATTATTTGTGTAGCTATATTGGGACCCATTTTGGAGGAGCTACTGTTTCGTGGAGCAATCACTAAAGTTCTTTTGAAGAAGTATAATCCGGTAGTAGCTATCTTGATATCCGGTCTGATATTCGGTATCTTTCATATGAATCCGGCACAAGTGGTAGGAGCTACGCTGATCGGTTTTATTCTTGCATGGATCTACTATAAGACATATAGTCTGATACCTTGTATTCTGATTCACATCATGAACAACAGCCTTTCTGTTTATCTTGCTCTTAAATTCCCGGATGTGGAATATAGCAGTGAATTAATTGGAGAAAAAGCTTATCTGACAGGTCTCGTAATTGCTTTCCTCTTGTTTATATTGTCCTGGAGAATGATGAATACCTATAAATTATCTAATACAACTACTGAAATATGA
- a CDS encoding DUF2975 domain-containing protein: protein MKRRLNILCVIVLLVLGYSVLETTYYVGLGIKTGIEKGFDSKIDAKAKEEISNVQVVQLVPKDLGGDILIDSVYNEKTGEYVPAAYGQMIVSVNTQPSILSRIISLLILIANYVAIVWAVVLFIRLIVSINKSDIFNWKNVRRLRRLGVLLIIGFVCTFLLAFLSFHNMEKVFSVTGYSLSMADMVHITSLVLGISALIVAEVFAIGLKMKEEQELTI, encoded by the coding sequence ATGAAAAGGAGATTGAATATTCTTTGCGTGATCGTATTGCTCGTGCTGGGTTATTCGGTTTTAGAGACTACTTATTATGTCGGTTTGGGGATTAAGACCGGGATTGAGAAAGGGTTTGATTCTAAGATTGATGCAAAGGCTAAAGAAGAGATTAGCAATGTGCAGGTCGTGCAACTGGTACCAAAAGATTTGGGCGGAGATATCTTGATTGATTCTGTTTATAATGAAAAAACCGGTGAATATGTACCTGCTGCTTACGGGCAAATGATTGTCAGTGTGAATACACAACCCAGTATCTTGTCCAGAATTATTTCTCTCTTGATTCTTATTGCAAACTATGTTGCCATTGTCTGGGCTGTAGTACTTTTTATCCGTCTTATTGTGTCGATCAATAAATCCGATATATTCAATTGGAAGAATGTCCGTCGGCTCAGGCGTTTAGGAGTGCTGCTTATTATTGGTTTTGTATGTACCTTCCTTCTTGCATTTCTGAGTTTTCATAACATGGAAAAAGTCTTTTCAGTGACAGGTTATTCATTGAGTATGGCGGATATGGTGCATATTACTTCTCTGGTATTGGGGATTTCAGCCCTGATTGTGGCAGAAGTTTTCGCTATCGGACTGAAAATGAAAGAAGAACAGGAATTGACAATTTAA